The genomic region CGATAGCATCCTTGCTGAAATATTCGCCTTCTTCGGCAACGGCGAGGACATCGGCCCAGGTCGCAAGATAATGCATTTCGATGTCGTCCTTGCGCAGTTCATCAAGCGCGCCTTCGAAGATGTCATAGAAGAAGACGACAAATGCATGTTTGCACTCGGCACCGGCTTCGCGGATGGCGTTGACGAAGTTGACCTTTGATGCGCCGTCGGTGGCAAGGTCTTCGACCAGAAGAACGCGCTGTCCCTCGTGGATGTCGCCTTCGATGCGCGCCTTGCGGCCAAAGCCCTTGGGCTTTTTGCGCACATACTGCATCGGCAGGTCAAGCGCATCGGCGAGCCATGCGGAATAGGGAATACCAGCCGTTTCACCACCAGCAACCGCGTCAAAGGCCTCGTAGCCAGCCGCATCGGATACCTGACGGGCGGCGAGTTCAATGACCTTGCGGCGGGCGCGCGGGAAGGAAATCAGTTTGCGGCAATCGATGTAAACCGGGCTGGCCCAGCCGGATGTCAGGATATAGGCCTCTTCCGGGCGGAAATTCACAGCCCCGATATCCAGCAAAATCTTGGCGACAGTTTTGGCAGCATAGGTGCAATGCGCGGTCGGCTTTTCAGTGGTCATGGCGGCTATACCTTCTCCGGATCGACTATTTGCGGACCTCTTAGCGCTTTTGACCGAAAAGCGCAAAGAAAAGCCGCTGACCATTTGGTCAGGTTTCTTTGCGGTTTCTGTTGCCCGAGCAAGGGGATGCAAGTGGGGTTCTGTTGTCATTATGATGATACATAATGCACCAGTAGTGATATCTGAGATATCATAATTGAAGTTATAAGGTGAATTTGTTACATCTGGAGTTTGATGATCTGCCTGTTGGAAGGGTGACTTGATGATTACAGCCGGACAGATGCGGGCCGCGCGGGCCCTTTTGGGAATTGACCAGAAAATGCTGGCAGAAATGTCAGGCGTCTCGGTTCCGACCATTCAGCGCATGGAAGCCAGTCAGGGCAATGTACGAGGAGTCGTAGATACCCTTTCAAAGGTGGTTGAGGCGCTTGACCGTGCCGGTATCGAGCTTATTGGCGAACAGGCTCCGAGTATGGGGGCTGGTCGGGGTGTTCGGCTGAAGGAAGCGGAAACCCGACATTCGGGTAACGGTTAGCGTGCAGTCAAAAATGCCGGTTCGTGCAGTCGCCAAATTTGGTGACGGCTGATCGGTAAGAGCCTGTATCATCCCGGCCCGGCCGGGGAATTGATGTGTGCAATCACCCAATGAGGGTGCCAAGCAAAATGAAGCCAGAAAATCCAGAGAAAAGCTGGTATCCAAAACCGGATTTTGTCGAACTGTTTACACCGAAACTGATCACCGTTCTGCGTGAAGGGTACGGTCTTGCCCAATTGCGTGCAGATGCGATTGCGGGGCTGACCGTTGCCATCGTTGCCTTGCCATTGTCGATGGCGATTGCAATTGCATCCGGGGCGACACCGGCACAAGGCCTTTATACCGCAATTATTGGCGGGATACTGGTCTCGCTTCTGGGCGGGAGCCGGTTTCAGATCGGGGGACCGGCTGGTGCCTTTATTGTTCTGGTCGCAGCCACCGTTCAGGCGCACGGCATGGATGGCCTGTTGCTGGCAACGATCATGGCGGGCGGGATTCTGGTTTTAATCGGCCTTTTCAGGCTGGGCACCTATATCAAGTTTATTCCCTATCCGG from Thalassospira indica harbors:
- a CDS encoding orotate phosphoribosyltransferase; protein product: MTTEKPTAHCTYAAKTVAKILLDIGAVNFRPEEAYILTSGWASPVYIDCRKLISFPRARRKVIELAARQVSDAAGYEAFDAVAGGETAGIPYSAWLADALDLPMQYVRKKPKGFGRKARIEGDIHEGQRVLLVEDLATDGASKVNFVNAIREAGAECKHAFVVFFYDIFEGALDELRKDDIEMHYLATWADVLAVAEEGEYFSKDAIEGVRSFLNDPIGWSKANGGKHD
- a CDS encoding helix-turn-helix domain-containing protein, encoding MITAGQMRAARALLGIDQKMLAEMSGVSVPTIQRMEASQGNVRGVVDTLSKVVEALDRAGIELIGEQAPSMGAGRGVRLKEAETRHSGNG